CCCAATCGTTATGTAGCAGGAAAAGTAATCCCCGTTCGGGATTCTTTTGGGGCTATTCGGTACCTTGAACACGCCAATCTTCCTTTTGGCGCTGAGATCCTGGAGTATCACCGAGAAAAGATTCTGGATCGGGAACGTCGAGAAGGCCAGAAAATAGATTATCAGTCCGCCATCCAGGACGTTACCGAGGTCAGCAAAATGCTGGAGGATTGATTGGACTTTTGGGGTAGATTCGGGTTAAAATAGATCATGGCTTGGATAGAAAAATTTACTTTTCGCATATTTTTTTGGGTAATCATCCCCATTCTTTCATTTTCTCTCCTCTTTCCCCCCAACGCCCCGGCCTTCACGATCCAGGAAGAACGTGAATTGGGGGAAAAAATTTTTCAAGAAGTCAAGAAACGCTGGTCGCTGGTTCAAGAACTTTCAGTGAACGAATATATCAGCGGCATCGGCAGAAGAATCCTTCAGCCCCTCGGACCTCAACCTTTCGACTATCAGTTTTATATTATCAACTCTCCCGAAATAAATGCTTTTGCTGTTCCAGGGGGAAAAGTCTTTCTGAACAGCGGTTTGATCCTCCTGGTGGAAAATGAAGACGAGATCGCCGGAGTGCTCTCCCACGAGATTGCCCATGTCGTCGCCCGTCACATTGCCAAGCGCGGGGAGAAAGCAATGAAAGTCAGTTTAGCCGCTTTAGGGGCCATACTGGCCGGAATTTTTTTAGGGGGCCAAGCTGCCGGCGCGATTGCCACTACCACGATGGCTGCTTCCGAGACCGCCTTGCTGAAATACAGCCGGGAAGACGAAGAAGAAGCCGATTACCTGGGTTTAAAATTTATGAATCAGGCGGGGTATGCCCGGTGGGGAATGGTTACCATGCTCAAAAAATTACGCAGAATGCAAGGCCCGGCTTCCAGCGATCCCCCGACTTACCTTGTGACCCATCCAGCCATCGAAGAACGGGCCGCCGACCTGGAAATCCAGATGGCCCGTTTTCCCCAAGAAAAGGAAAGCCACAAACCCACAGGAAACCTGAAAAGAATACAGACCAAATTGACTGCGGAAGAAAAGGATGTTTCTCGGTCCGTAACCTACTTCGAAAATTGGTTGAAACGTACGCCAGATGAACCAGAGGCCTTCTTCGGCTTAGGTCTTGCTCAGAAAAGAATGGGGGGATTGGATCGGGCCATCGAAAGTTTTTCCAGAGCAACCTCTTTGGCGCCCCAGGATGGGGAAATACTCCGGGAGTTAGGTACCACCTATCTTCTGAAAGCCAACCTGCAGGAAGCCCAAAAATACCTCGAGCGTGCCCGCTTCCTTTCTCCTCGCGACCCCTTGATTTATTTTTATCTGGGCAGGGTTTACGCGGAGCAAAAACTACTCGATGAAGCACTGCAAGCCCTTCTCCGAGCCAGGGAGCTGGATCCCAACTTATCGGCAATTTATTACCACTTGGGTATGGCCTACGGCGCCAAAAATATGCTCGGCCCGGCGTATCAAAATTTTGGTTATTACTACAAGGCCATGGGAGACCCCAAAACCGCATTGATCCATTTTCATAAAGCCCTCTCTCATTTCAACGAGCAGGCGCCGGAACGCCAGGCTATCCAAAAAGAAATCCAGGATCTTTCACCCAAAAAAAAAGAACCTCGATCTTAAAAACTTACTGTTAGGAGGTAATCGAGGATGAATAAAATTTTAACGGTTATTATCGCTTTCATCTTTATTTTAGCCTTAGTCGCTGCTTTCTTTCCCGATTTTTTTTCCAAAGAAACTTGTACGTATGAAGAAGCCTGTAAATTTTTCTCTAAAGGGAAATTTGTAACCGTTGAGGGGAGAAAGGTCCACTACCTGGAAAAAGGAAATGGAACCCCTGTGATCTTGATCCATGGTTTCCTTTTCCATACAGTAATGTGGAAAAAAA
This genomic stretch from Deltaproteobacteria bacterium harbors:
- a CDS encoding methylaspartate mutase subunit E (methylaspartate mutase subunit E; catalyzes the formation of threo-beta-methyl-L-aspartate from L-glutamate), which translates into the protein PNRYVAGKVIPVRDSFGAIRYLEHANLPFGAEILEYHREKILDRERREGQKIDYQSAIQDVTEVSKMLED
- a CDS encoding M48 family metalloprotease — translated: MGEKIFQEVKKRWSLVQELSVNEYISGIGRRILQPLGPQPFDYQFYIINSPEINAFAVPGGKVFLNSGLILLVENEDEIAGVLSHEIAHVVARHIAKRGEKAMKVSLAALGAILAGIFLGGQAAGAIATTTMAASETALLKYSREDEEEADYLGLKFMNQAGYARWGMVTMLKKLRRMQGPASSDPPTYLVTHPAIEERAADLEIQMARFPQEKESHKPTGNLKRIQTKLTAEEKDVSRSVTYFENWLKRTPDEPEAFFGLGLAQKRMGGLDRAIESFSRATSLAPQDGEILRELGTTYLLKANLQEAQKYLERARFLSPRDPLIYFYLGRVYAEQKLLDEALQALLRARELDPNLSAIYYHLGMAYGAKNMLGPAYQNFGYYYKAMGDPKTALIHFHKALSHFNEQAPERQAIQKEIQDLSPKKKEPRS